A genomic segment from Candidatus Leptovillus gracilis encodes:
- a CDS encoding AI-2E family transporter, whose protein sequence is MNSDGQKIPTIEQKKTLWQAAMIAAFFVLILAAVVVGYGLLRAMSLLSSVLVPLGVAGIISILLKPVIELASTHLPLHRNRATILVLAIFFGLGAVLFFLTARSLLSFATNLPELVRQFNLLVQAQFRQNPALVDVLIEAAERMRVVLPTVTTAVVSFFLSTVNSAIAIFAYVAGFIFVPLYTYYFLLNSETIVKQWQEYIPLRQSKFRDELAFMVGEISRYIVTYFRGQITIGFTIGGIIALGLIILNLQYALLIGLFAGFVGLIPYLGAIMAIVPGVTLAYLQSNGDWGYVLLVALVFALASQAESLYIGPKIMGNRTGLHPVTVILSLFFWSAIIGGVLGLMLAVPLTATVRVLLQRYVWQRESAELPPGDPPPA, encoded by the coding sequence ATGAATTCTGATGGACAGAAAATACCCACTATAGAACAGAAAAAAACGCTTTGGCAGGCCGCCATGATTGCTGCCTTCTTTGTCCTGATTTTGGCGGCGGTAGTTGTTGGCTACGGGCTGCTGCGGGCGATGAGCTTGCTTTCCAGTGTATTGGTTCCCCTGGGCGTAGCCGGAATCATCTCTATTTTATTGAAGCCAGTCATTGAGTTGGCTTCAACCCACCTGCCGCTTCATCGCAACCGCGCGACTATTCTTGTGCTGGCGATTTTCTTTGGCCTGGGGGCGGTGCTCTTTTTTTTGACGGCCAGATCGCTGCTCTCTTTTGCGACGAATTTGCCGGAGCTGGTCAGGCAATTTAACCTGTTGGTTCAGGCGCAGTTCCGGCAAAACCCCGCATTGGTGGATGTGCTTATTGAGGCTGCGGAGCGGATGAGAGTGGTTTTGCCCACAGTAACAACGGCCGTTGTTTCATTTTTCTTGTCAACCGTCAACAGCGCCATCGCCATCTTCGCCTACGTCGCTGGCTTCATTTTTGTGCCTTTATACACCTATTATTTTCTGCTAAACAGTGAAACCATCGTCAAGCAGTGGCAGGAGTATATCCCGCTGCGCCAATCAAAATTTCGGGACGAACTGGCCTTTATGGTCGGGGAAATCAGCCGCTACATCGTCACCTACTTTCGGGGTCAGATCACAATCGGCTTCACCATCGGTGGCATTATCGCGCTGGGTCTCATCATCCTCAACCTGCAATACGCTCTCCTCATCGGTCTGTTTGCCGGTTTTGTCGGTTTGATCCCTTATTTGGGCGCAATCATGGCGATTGTCCCCGGCGTTACCCTGGCCTATTTACAATCCAACGGAGATTGGGGATATGTGCTGCTGGTAGCCCTGGTTTTTGCTCTTGCCAGCCAGGCGGAGAGCCTGTACATCGGCCCCAAAATCATGGGAAATCGTACGGGCTTGCACCCGGTAACGGTCATTCTTTCCCTGTTTTTCTGGTCGGCCATTATTGGCGGCGTATTGGGGCTGATGTTGGCCGTCCCCCTGACAGCAACCGTGCGTGTGCTGTTGCAGCGGTATGTCTGGCAGCGGGAAAGTGCTGAGTTACCCCCAGGAGACCCGCCGCCTGCCTGA
- a CDS encoding DUF308 domain-containing protein translates to MSTSAMSFKTNQSPWWLILIGGVLNIIVGVLLLTSPVKTVFVLVLALGYYWLFTGILGLVAMFLDTTAWGWKLFSSLLSIAAGIIILRYPLINVLIIPVILILFLGIQSLVVGIIGLILALRGGGWGAAIFSGLSIVFGLILIFNYTSPTLILSLVWAAAIFAVVGGISQSIMAFQQRPA, encoded by the coding sequence ATGTCTACAAGTGCAATGTCGTTTAAAACCAATCAGTCGCCCTGGTGGCTCATTCTGATTGGCGGTGTGTTGAATATTATTGTTGGGGTGTTGTTGTTGACCTCGCCGGTCAAGACCGTCTTTGTGCTGGTCCTGGCTTTGGGCTATTACTGGCTCTTCACCGGCATCCTCGGCCTGGTGGCGATGTTTCTGGACACAACGGCCTGGGGCTGGAAGTTGTTCAGCAGCCTGCTCAGTATCGCCGCTGGTATCATTATCCTGCGTTACCCGTTGATCAATGTTCTGATCATCCCGGTTATCCTGATACTGTTCCTGGGGATTCAGAGCCTTGTCGTGGGCATCATCGGCCTGATCCTGGCCCTGCGCGGTGGTGGTTGGGGAGCCGCCATCTTCAGCGGCCTGAGCATCGTGTTTGGCCTGATCCTCATTTTCAACTACACCTCACCAACGCTCATCTTGTCGCTGGTCTGGGCGGCGGCCATTTTCGCCGTGGTTGGCGGCATCTCTCAGAGCATCATGGCGTTCCAACAACGCCCCGCCTGA
- a CDS encoding LURP-one-related family protein codes for MPGRARREQRQEERAVFGRRGTATRYRMRQKLVAFGDDFWIENEGGQRVFKVDGKMLRVRDTLFFEDMQGQTLCKIQEKLLRIKDTMTIEGPNDERLATVRKALISPLRHRWVVKIGDGPDLNVQGNILSLEYTIGEGGNKIAEISRKWFRIADTYGVQIEPGQNDIVILAVTVAVDMMAHD; via the coding sequence ATGCCAGGTAGAGCACGACGAGAACAACGCCAGGAAGAACGAGCAGTCTTTGGCCGGAGGGGGACAGCGACTCGCTACCGGATGCGGCAGAAATTGGTCGCTTTTGGCGATGATTTCTGGATCGAAAATGAGGGCGGCCAGCGCGTTTTTAAGGTAGACGGCAAAATGCTGCGTGTGCGCGACACCCTCTTCTTTGAAGATATGCAAGGGCAGACCCTCTGCAAAATTCAGGAAAAACTGCTGCGGATCAAGGATACAATGACGATTGAAGGGCCAAACGACGAGCGACTGGCAACCGTCAGAAAAGCGCTGATCTCCCCTTTGCGTCACCGTTGGGTGGTGAAAATTGGTGATGGCCCAGACCTGAACGTGCAGGGCAATATCCTAAGCCTTGAATACACCATTGGCGAGGGCGGGAACAAGATCGCCGAAATCTCCAGAAAGTGGTTCCGTATCGCCGACACGTATGGCGTTCAGATTGAACCGGGGCAAAATGATATTGTGATCCTGGCAGTTACCGTAGCTGTTGATATGATGGCGCATGATTAG
- a CDS encoding histidine phosphatase family protein: MRIYFARHGESQANLRHEISNRGLQYGLTLKGREQANTLAQSLRNQVITHIYSSPILRAIETSIILANQLNLDYEIVDALREYDCGFLEGHSDEVSWQRWRELFDSWTVHKQWEKCIEGGETFLAIRNRFVPFIDKLISQLGGTETKILCVSHGGIYRLMLPLILRNVDEETVRLHGIDYTSCIVSELRSEGLFCVEWNGILF; encoded by the coding sequence ATGAGAATCTATTTTGCCCGACACGGAGAAAGCCAAGCTAATCTTCGACATGAGATTTCTAATCGTGGACTTCAATACGGACTGACGCTCAAGGGGCGTGAACAAGCAAATACGCTAGCGCAGAGTCTGAGGAATCAAGTTATCACGCACATTTATTCCAGTCCCATTTTGCGTGCTATTGAAACCAGTATCATCCTTGCTAACCAGCTAAACTTAGATTATGAGATAGTAGACGCCTTGCGGGAATACGATTGTGGGTTCTTGGAAGGGCATTCTGATGAAGTTAGTTGGCAACGATGGCGCGAGTTATTTGATAGCTGGACGGTTCATAAACAGTGGGAAAAATGTATTGAAGGTGGCGAAACTTTCTTAGCTATCCGGAACCGTTTTGTGCCATTCATTGACAAGTTAATTAGCCAGCTTGGAGGCACTGAAACAAAGATTTTGTGTGTCTCGCATGGAGGAATATATCGGTTAATGTTACCTCTCATATTAAGAAATGTTGATGAGGAAACTGTCAGATTACATGGGATTGACTATACATCTTGCATTGTCTCAGAATTGCGCTCGGAAGGTTTGTTCTGTGTTGAATGGAATGGGATACTCTTTTAA
- a CDS encoding NACHT domain-containing protein, with protein sequence MTTFGQQVRAYRKQCQDSLRGGTLTQVRLGELLGDELGNTGYSGAAVSDWERDRSKIHADDRLVLVSLVAVLHRCGGLPTLAEANQFLRTGNYRALNEQEQRRIFPQTNPAPAPILATTAPPPAAPLTPERRKQLVLLEKVKHFWVEGVLEKSVKGALLLHLHGRAYDEAIDQPWQYVIGTVPPLPDGEETAVAPPTLSALFHQSDRALLILGEPGSGKTTTLINLAQELIAQAERDPEQPIPVIFNLVSWAEKRQPISEWVVEELTAKYQIPQTLGCEWLNDDALILLLDGLDETPANHRAACVTALNQFRQQHGLTGIVISSRRKAYEALETRLHLGSAYLLQPLTTAQIDAYLTAAGERLGGLKTAVHHDPALAKMAQTPLMLHVLSVAYWQTKLVSGDDERIGITDLFDAYVRAMFTRRGNNTGYSQAGVVHRLSWLAQQMGTHNQAVFLIEGLQPSWLNTQWWQFTYMAGSRLFAGLVSSVLMWLFWLMVHINISQFSTVWSQQIGQVVPGLAAETDLWLMLFLGLSMGLVTAVLDSIYYKHISDQGYPILDNQKRRYWRTAVTVTVVCFLTTLFVAIYDILFLALSFGVVAGVNFGLITYFVNGNNLRDDIRTVAALDWSWSGMAVGLLIGLGLATAVELVEFLLYGSTQILHTFLSLGLVFLLLGGLRGHRVTATSKPNQGIRLSATNALIAGGILGLAMTVVTAVLWQNLTLGLVAGVLSALVSLFMFGGGDVANHFFLRFLLWLTTDLPGDLTGFLEFCVNRVFLHRVGGGYIFIHQAIQEYFTWQPADQPTNNQDAMS encoded by the coding sequence ATGACCACCTTTGGCCAGCAGGTGCGCGCATACCGCAAACAGTGCCAGGACTCGCTTCGCGGCGGTACATTGACGCAGGTGCGCCTGGGCGAACTGCTGGGCGATGAACTGGGCAACACCGGTTACTCAGGCGCGGCCGTTTCCGATTGGGAACGAGACCGGAGCAAAATCCACGCCGACGACCGGCTGGTGTTGGTGAGCCTGGTGGCTGTGCTGCATCGCTGCGGCGGCCTGCCGACGCTGGCTGAAGCCAACCAATTCCTGCGCACCGGCAACTACCGCGCCCTGAACGAGCAGGAACAACGCCGGATATTTCCCCAGACAAACCCTGCGCCCGCGCCCATCCTGGCAACAACAGCCCCTCCACCCGCTGCGCCACTCACGCCGGAACGACGCAAGCAGCTCGTTTTGTTAGAAAAAGTGAAACATTTTTGGGTGGAAGGCGTTTTGGAAAAATCGGTGAAAGGGGCGCTGCTGCTGCATCTGCACGGCCGTGCCTACGATGAAGCCATAGACCAGCCCTGGCAGTACGTCATCGGGACTGTGCCGCCGCTGCCGGATGGGGAAGAAACGGCCGTTGCCCCACCCACCCTCTCGGCCCTGTTCCACCAATCCGACCGGGCGCTGCTCATTTTGGGTGAACCCGGCTCCGGCAAAACCACGACGCTCATCAACCTGGCTCAGGAACTCATCGCCCAGGCCGAAAGAGACCCGGAGCAGCCGATTCCCGTCATTTTCAATCTCGTCTCGTGGGCCGAAAAGCGGCAGCCCATCAGCGAATGGGTCGTCGAAGAATTAACCGCCAAATACCAGATTCCCCAAACGCTGGGCTGTGAATGGCTGAATGACGACGCCCTGATTTTGCTTTTAGATGGTCTGGACGAAACGCCGGCAAACCACCGCGCCGCCTGCGTGACCGCGCTCAACCAGTTCCGCCAGCAGCATGGATTGACAGGCATCGTGATCAGCAGCCGCCGCAAAGCCTATGAGGCGCTGGAAACACGCCTACACCTGGGCAGTGCGTACCTCTTGCAGCCGCTCACGACCGCCCAGATCGACGCCTACCTGACGGCGGCCGGTGAACGATTGGGCGGCTTGAAAACGGCCGTTCACCACGACCCCGCCCTGGCAAAAATGGCCCAGACACCGCTCATGCTCCACGTCCTCAGCGTGGCCTACTGGCAAACGAAACTGGTTTCGGGAGACGACGAAAGAATTGGCATAACAGACCTGTTCGATGCTTATGTCCGGGCCATGTTTACCAGGCGCGGCAATAACACAGGCTATTCTCAGGCAGGCGTCGTGCATAGATTAAGCTGGTTGGCGCAGCAAATGGGCACACACAATCAGGCGGTTTTTTTGATTGAGGGGTTGCAGCCAAGTTGGCTGAATACTCAGTGGTGGCAGTTTACCTACATGGCAGGGTCGCGACTGTTTGCGGGGTTGGTTTCCAGTGTGCTCATGTGGCTGTTTTGGCTTATGGTACACATCAACATCTCCCAATTCAGCACGGTCTGGTCGCAGCAAATTGGGCAGGTGGTCCCGGGTCTGGCAGCCGAGACCGATTTATGGCTGATGCTGTTTTTAGGATTGAGCATGGGGCTGGTAACGGCCGTGCTGGACAGCATCTACTACAAACACATTTCAGACCAGGGCTACCCGATCCTAGACAACCAAAAACGACGGTACTGGCGCACGGCCGTTACGGTGACGGTCGTCTGTTTTTTAACAACGCTCTTCGTGGCAATTTATGACATCCTCTTTCTGGCGCTTTCGTTTGGCGTCGTGGCTGGCGTTAATTTTGGTCTGATTACCTATTTTGTTAATGGCAATAATTTGCGTGACGACATTCGCACCGTGGCCGCTCTCGATTGGTCCTGGTCGGGCATGGCGGTGGGTTTGCTTATCGGTCTGGGACTGGCGACGGCCGTAGAACTGGTGGAATTCCTGTTATATGGCTCCACACAAATCCTACATACTTTTTTGTCGTTGGGGCTGGTGTTTCTGCTGCTTGGCGGTTTGCGTGGCCACCGGGTAACGGCTACCAGCAAACCCAATCAGGGTATTCGGCTATCGGCCACCAACGCGCTGATCGCCGGGGGCATTTTAGGCCTGGCAATGACGGTGGTGACGGCCGTTTTGTGGCAAAATCTCACCCTGGGACTGGTCGCCGGAGTATTATCGGCGCTTGTGTCCCTCTTCATGTTTGGCGGCGGCGATGTCGCCAACCACTTCTTTTTGCGCTTTTTGTTATGGCTGACCACCGATCTGCCCGGCGATTTGACAGGGTTTCTGGAATTTTGCGTAAACCGTGTCTTTTTGCACCGTGTTGGCGGCGGCTACATCTTTATCCACCAGGCAATCCAGGAATATTTTACGTGGCAACCGGCAGATCAACCCACCAACAATCAAGATGCCATGTCCTGA